The Labrenzia sp. CE80 genome window below encodes:
- a CDS encoding energy-coupling factor transporter transmembrane protein EcfT, whose amino-acid sequence MISLYLPGQSWLHRCPVRLKLLCLAVASLLIFPISDPHLLGVVLIVVVGLYGSLGPQGLRQLKALKPLVSLVAIIFLLHVLAGSWLEGVTAVLRLVVMVLLANLISITTRMDDMMEAVMPLFAPLRLFGMSPRKPALAVTLVLRFAPVLLSVYSSLREAYQARSGRRTSWRLMAPFLLQSLAMSENVAEALSARGGADGLRQDKA is encoded by the coding sequence TTGATCTCCCTCTATCTTCCAGGTCAAAGCTGGCTCCATCGTTGCCCGGTCCGTTTGAAGCTGCTGTGTCTTGCCGTCGCAAGCCTGCTGATTTTTCCGATCTCCGATCCACACCTTCTGGGTGTTGTGCTGATCGTTGTCGTCGGGCTTTACGGCAGTCTGGGCCCGCAGGGCCTGCGCCAGTTGAAGGCCTTGAAACCGCTCGTTTCGCTGGTTGCCATCATCTTTCTTCTCCATGTCCTCGCCGGCAGTTGGCTCGAGGGCGTTACAGCCGTTCTTCGGCTTGTGGTCATGGTCCTGCTTGCGAACCTTATTTCGATCACGACGCGCATGGACGACATGATGGAAGCGGTGATGCCATTGTTCGCTCCCTTGAGACTGTTCGGAATGTCGCCGCGAAAACCGGCACTTGCGGTCACACTGGTTCTGCGGTTTGCGCCCGTGTTGCTGTCGGTATATTCCTCCTTGCGCGAAGCCTATCAGGCGCGCAGCGGCAGGCGGACGAGCTGGCGACTGATGGCGCCGTTCCTCCTGCAGTCGCTTGCGATGTCGGAAAACGTCGCCGAGGCATTGAGCGCCCGCGGTGGGGCAGATGGACTTCGCCAAGACAAAGCCTGA
- a CDS encoding biotin transporter BioY — MNDRSLVQIAFYAALIAALGLLPKVAIPVMGGVPITAQTLGVMLAGVMLGPVRGALAVLLFLFLVALGAPLLAGGRGGLGVFASPSVGFLVGWPIGAFVAGLIMQKTGALRVLPAAAIAATVGGIGIVYLIGIPGAAFMADLPLMSAAIGSAAYIPGDLIKVAITAVVAETVARGLPRALLSRA, encoded by the coding sequence ATGAACGACCGTTCCCTGGTCCAGATTGCGTTTTACGCTGCGTTGATCGCGGCACTGGGTCTCTTGCCTAAGGTGGCAATCCCCGTGATGGGCGGCGTACCGATCACCGCGCAGACGCTCGGCGTCATGCTTGCCGGTGTCATGCTTGGCCCGGTTCGCGGTGCATTGGCCGTGCTGCTTTTTCTGTTTCTCGTTGCTCTGGGCGCGCCGCTTTTGGCTGGCGGCCGCGGCGGCCTTGGCGTTTTCGCCTCGCCTTCGGTCGGCTTTCTTGTCGGCTGGCCGATTGGCGCGTTTGTCGCAGGCCTGATCATGCAGAAGACCGGCGCCTTGCGGGTCTTGCCTGCGGCGGCCATCGCCGCAACTGTTGGCGGCATCGGCATTGTGTATCTGATCGGTATTCCGGGCGCCGCCTTCATGGCCGATCTGCCCTTGATGTCGGCGGCGATCGGCAGTGCAGCCTATATTCCAGGTGACCTGATCAAGGTCGCCATCACGGCCGTGGTCGCGGAAACGGTTGCTCGTGGACTTCCACGCGCACTGCTGTCGCGCGCCTGA